Proteins encoded within one genomic window of Pseudalkalibacillus sp. SCS-8:
- the rsmD gene encoding 16S rRNA (guanine(966)-N(2))-methyltransferase RsmD yields MRIISGELKGRRLKSVPGSGTRPTSDKIRESIFNMIGPFFEGGISLDLYGGSGALSIEALSRGVERAILVDVEPKAIETIKENVAALDLEERVEVFRNDAYRALKALRKRDIKLRYVFLDPPYKKQKIQKEIEFLAEHELLEPKAMIVAEHDARLQLPDEIGSCKLMKYEQYNSTTAVTIFVNG; encoded by the coding sequence ATGAGAATAATCTCTGGTGAATTGAAAGGTAGGAGGTTGAAGTCCGTTCCAGGTTCAGGGACTCGACCAACATCAGATAAGATACGAGAATCCATTTTCAATATGATCGGTCCTTTTTTTGAAGGGGGCATTTCGCTCGATCTATATGGTGGCAGCGGCGCACTGTCTATCGAGGCTTTAAGCAGAGGTGTGGAACGTGCCATCCTTGTCGATGTAGAACCTAAGGCGATTGAGACAATCAAGGAGAATGTTGCAGCATTGGACTTGGAGGAGCGTGTAGAAGTATTCCGGAATGATGCTTACAGAGCTTTGAAAGCGCTTCGAAAAAGGGATATAAAGCTGAGGTATGTTTTTTTAGATCCCCCATATAAAAAGCAAAAGATCCAGAAAGAAATCGAATTTCTGGCAGAACATGAGCTACTTGAACCGAAAGCGATGATTGTGGCTGAGCACGATGCTCGTTTGCAGCTGCCAGATGAAATCGGTTCTTGTAAATTGATGAAGTATGAGCAATATAATAGTACGACAGCGGTAACAATATTTGTGAACGGGTAA
- the ylbJ gene encoding sporulation integral membrane protein YlbJ: protein MYRSRIKNVIIAGLTTLFAVSIMVSPKAAFESSLQGLTMWWEIVFPSLLPFFIISELLICFGVVKFIGVLMEPIMRPLFKVPGSGGFVWAMGLASGFPAGAKLTARLRQEKEISRVEAERLVSFTNCSNPLFILGAVSVGFFHNAELGILLAAAHYLGNIFVGFIMRFHKEPMQTKSIRRPKAKRNLITYALNGMHQVREMDPRPFGKQMGDAVKHSIQTLLMIGGFILLFSVLNRMLAEFHITTVIATLLTSVFMLFGYSQEIVPPFISGLFEITLGSRLISETSDAMLLQQATIVSFILAFNGFSVQAQVASILAETDIRFRPFLLARVCHGFIAAFLTVILWKPLYSNHNGSGSVVEAFASHPSISWIYGAWDHLLTIGAALTFVSLLYYLLLQWRTLR from the coding sequence TTGTACCGTTCACGGATAAAAAATGTAATCATTGCTGGGCTGACGACGTTATTCGCTGTTTCCATCATGGTATCTCCTAAAGCAGCCTTTGAATCGTCATTGCAAGGATTGACCATGTGGTGGGAGATCGTTTTCCCGTCCTTACTTCCTTTTTTCATCATCAGTGAATTGCTGATCTGTTTTGGAGTCGTAAAATTTATCGGTGTTTTAATGGAGCCGATCATGCGCCCTCTGTTCAAAGTGCCCGGGTCCGGTGGATTTGTTTGGGCGATGGGGCTTGCATCCGGGTTTCCAGCGGGAGCAAAATTGACCGCCCGTTTACGTCAAGAAAAGGAAATCTCCCGTGTCGAGGCTGAAAGGCTAGTATCCTTTACGAACTGTTCAAATCCCTTATTCATCTTAGGAGCTGTCTCCGTAGGATTCTTCCATAATGCAGAGCTAGGTATCCTGCTCGCCGCTGCTCATTATCTCGGAAACATATTTGTTGGGTTTATCATGCGTTTTCACAAAGAACCTATGCAAACGAAATCGATACGGCGACCCAAGGCAAAACGAAACCTGATTACATATGCGTTGAACGGAATGCATCAAGTAAGGGAGATGGACCCCCGGCCATTCGGAAAACAGATGGGAGATGCCGTCAAGCATTCTATACAAACCTTACTAATGATCGGGGGTTTCATCCTTTTATTTTCTGTATTGAACAGAATGCTAGCAGAATTTCATATTACAACGGTAATCGCAACACTATTAACATCCGTCTTCATGTTATTCGGATATTCTCAAGAAATCGTTCCACCATTCATATCCGGCTTGTTTGAGATAACACTCGGCAGCCGTTTGATTAGTGAAACATCCGATGCAATGTTATTACAGCAAGCTACGATTGTAAGCTTCATCCTAGCCTTCAACGGTTTTTCGGTACAGGCACAAGTGGCAAGTATTTTGGCCGAAACCGATATCAGGTTCCGGCCGTTTTTGTTGGCTAGAGTTTGCCACGGGTTCATTGCGGCATTTTTGACAGTCATTTTGTGGAAGCCGTTATATTCTAATCATAATGGAAGTGGGTCCGTCGTGGAAGCCTTTGCTTCACATCCATCCATCTCATGGATTTACGGGGCATGGGATCACTTATTGACAATCGGGGCTGCCTTGACTTTCGTAAGCTTACTTTATTATTTGCTCCTTCAATGGCGCACCTTAAGATGA
- a CDS encoding PaaI family thioesterase, whose protein sequence is MDMKNRLMEKLEKVINTSSNVDMEVLDQLLSGLEQKNAGNYTTYITSFMQTSMSVEDDILEMTIPITPFLNNSVDIVHGGFTATLADTAMGTLVNKKIDKNRVAVTAEMKLNYTAPGKGVQLRCKASILHLGSKTAVTEAKIYDEKNTLVAAASGSFYLIPR, encoded by the coding sequence ATGGATATGAAAAATCGGTTGATGGAAAAGCTTGAAAAAGTTATCAATACTTCCTCCAATGTGGACATGGAAGTTCTCGATCAACTTTTGAGCGGATTGGAACAAAAGAATGCAGGCAACTATACAACCTACATAACAAGCTTCATGCAAACGTCTATGTCGGTAGAGGATGACATACTGGAGATGACCATTCCCATCACCCCATTTCTAAACAATTCCGTCGACATTGTCCATGGAGGATTTACAGCCACTCTTGCAGATACAGCCATGGGTACCCTTGTAAACAAGAAAATTGATAAAAACCGTGTAGCCGTAACAGCAGAAATGAAATTGAATTATACAGCACCTGGTAAAGGAGTCCAACTGCGTTGTAAAGCCTCGATTCTCCACCTTGGCTCAAAAACAGCTGTAACGGAGGCTAAGATCTATGATGAAAAAAACACCCTCGTTGCAGCAGCCTCCGGGAGTTTCTATCTGATCCCAAGATAA
- a CDS encoding YlbF family regulator, which translates to MLATLEGIEILDGADELAKMVVHSDIAQNYLSAKKKLKQDKKAQKLISEFIKMKEKYEEVQRFGKYHPDYKTVSTDIRVLKREMDLLDSVTEFKKAEKELEKLLNEISGLLAGRVSKNIKVPTGNPFFDNMSCGGGCGSGGSCGCG; encoded by the coding sequence ATGCTAGCAACTTTAGAAGGTATAGAAATCTTGGACGGAGCTGATGAATTAGCCAAAATGGTCGTCCATTCCGATATAGCTCAAAATTATCTATCAGCAAAGAAAAAGCTGAAACAAGATAAAAAAGCACAGAAACTCATTTCCGAATTCATCAAGATGAAGGAAAAGTATGAAGAAGTGCAGCGATTTGGTAAGTATCATCCGGATTACAAAACTGTTTCCACAGACATCAGAGTATTGAAACGCGAAATGGATCTCCTTGATTCAGTGACCGAATTCAAGAAGGCAGAAAAAGAATTAGAGAAGCTTTTGAATGAAATAAGTGGATTGCTTGCCGGAAGGGTTTCAAAAAACATTAAAGTCCCGACTGGCAACCCGTTCTTTGATAATATGTCCTGTGGTGGAGGCTGCGGTTCAGGCGGCTCATGCGGTTGTGGATGA
- a CDS encoding CAP domain-containing protein → MKRLGMIIVIAFIMVGLSVVYEDLSMLPDLKEKRSASDEQIEQAEDQSTNAEMKQPIKGVQRYFSMNQEELISELGEPNQIAPSPYGYDWWIYDLDSSQYVQFGMDKGKVVTTLVIGKSVDVSPLKLGQKRSDIPKDITFKKNVQLRVKGNDYQFQLTDEELQIRPLVKIDGVWAQLYFDSFNDTLVGVRYMAEEVLAIQRPYSLEYRGELIEQPELNAKQQSRINEAEEKQIFTLTNVIRERYGLVPLKWHEETSIVAFGHSREMKKENYFSHDSPMSGDLSDRLDKGNVKFIQAGENIAANYIDGIEAVIGWLNSEGHRKAMLNKEFTHLGVGVYDKYYTQNFIVPY, encoded by the coding sequence ATGAAGCGACTTGGAATGATCATCGTAATTGCTTTCATCATGGTAGGACTAAGCGTTGTTTATGAGGACCTCTCAATGCTCCCTGATTTGAAGGAAAAGCGTTCCGCTTCCGATGAACAGATCGAGCAGGCCGAAGACCAATCCACAAATGCGGAGATGAAACAGCCGATCAAGGGTGTTCAACGCTACTTCTCCATGAATCAAGAGGAATTGATATCTGAACTTGGTGAACCTAATCAAATTGCTCCTTCCCCATACGGATATGACTGGTGGATCTACGATTTGGATTCTAGCCAATATGTCCAGTTCGGGATGGACAAAGGCAAGGTCGTCACCACCCTTGTAATCGGAAAAAGTGTGGATGTTTCACCTTTGAAGCTTGGACAGAAGCGTTCTGATATACCGAAAGATATAACGTTTAAGAAAAACGTCCAATTACGCGTGAAGGGAAATGACTATCAGTTCCAGCTTACCGATGAAGAACTACAAATCAGACCACTCGTCAAGATTGATGGCGTTTGGGCTCAACTATATTTCGACAGCTTCAATGATACGCTCGTAGGTGTTAGGTACATGGCTGAGGAGGTACTGGCTATACAAAGACCTTATTCACTAGAGTATCGAGGGGAATTGATTGAACAACCTGAATTGAACGCCAAGCAACAAAGCCGAATAAACGAAGCGGAAGAGAAACAGATCTTCACTTTGACGAATGTCATCCGCGAACGTTACGGACTGGTTCCCTTAAAATGGCATGAAGAGACGTCCATTGTAGCCTTTGGACATAGTCGAGAAATGAAGAAAGAGAATTACTTCTCTCATGATTCACCAATGTCTGGTGATCTATCTGACCGACTGGATAAAGGAAATGTGAAATTCATTCAAGCAGGGGAGAACATTGCAGCCAATTATATTGATGGTATAGAAGCGGTTATCGGATGGTTGAACAGTGAGGGACACAGGAAAGCAATGCTCAACAAAGAATTTACTCATCTTGGGGTGGGTGTATATGACAAATATTATACTCAGAACTTCATTGTTCCTTATTGA
- the ylbD gene encoding spore coat protein YlbD, with protein sequence MSKQAKNNEKVEQFKMFVRSHPGLIDHVKSGNQSWQEVFTEWNLLGEEHEQWGQYIERNIGVSSKKKVKTKSKNVNDLSVGELLNMFKNLDIEEVREYVSQFSSAVTGIQEMLQQFQSKGPSRPPMNNPFNHYFKD encoded by the coding sequence GTGAGTAAGCAAGCGAAGAACAACGAAAAGGTCGAACAATTCAAGATGTTTGTACGCTCACACCCTGGATTAATCGATCATGTTAAAAGTGGCAATCAATCCTGGCAGGAAGTTTTTACAGAATGGAATTTGCTTGGGGAAGAACATGAGCAATGGGGTCAATATATTGAGCGGAATATCGGGGTATCGTCAAAAAAGAAAGTGAAAACGAAAAGTAAGAATGTTAACGATCTATCTGTAGGAGAATTGTTGAACATGTTCAAGAACCTTGATATCGAGGAAGTCAGAGAATATGTGTCTCAATTCAGTTCAGCAGTGACGGGGATACAAGAAATGCTCCAACAATTCCAGTCAAAGGGACCGTCAAGGCCGCCGATGAACAATCCGTTTAATCATTACTTCAAAGATTAA
- a CDS encoding YlbE-like family protein, which translates to MRKEVIEYLDQRPDLKFIIREQPEWYRKLSRNPASLQELETEAKYFYGQTFGQKVDRLHGQIESISRLMELFVKQ; encoded by the coding sequence ATGCGTAAAGAAGTCATTGAGTATCTAGATCAGCGTCCGGATCTTAAATTCATCATCCGCGAACAGCCGGAGTGGTATCGGAAGCTGTCCCGAAATCCAGCTTCACTGCAGGAGCTTGAAACCGAAGCGAAGTATTTCTACGGTCAAACTTTCGGACAGAAAGTAGATCGATTACACGGACAAATCGAGTCCATCTCAAGGCTGATGGAATTATTTGTTAAGCAATAA
- a CDS encoding YlbG family protein — MLTNRTGLAIWLHSLKYIKQLRKYGNVHYVSKRMKYAILYCDTAQKERVIEKLEKLHFVKKVEPSHKAYIKTEYQNAMPDKAKEYDYKIGL; from the coding sequence ATGCTGACAAATCGAACAGGTTTAGCGATTTGGCTTCACTCTTTAAAATACATAAAACAGCTTCGTAAATATGGAAATGTGCATTACGTATCGAAGCGGATGAAATATGCGATCCTTTATTGCGATACCGCCCAAAAAGAGCGAGTAATCGAGAAGCTTGAAAAACTTCACTTCGTCAAGAAAGTAGAGCCGTCCCATAAAGCCTATATCAAGACGGAGTATCAAAATGCTATGCCTGATAAGGCGAAGGAATACGATTATAAAATCGGATTATAA
- a CDS encoding patatin-like phospholipase family protein gives MDKPKIGLALGSGGARGFAHIGVLKALHEAGIPIDMIAGSSMGALVGSFYCAGHEPKTMIKMARMFRRRYYMDYTVPKMGFVSGNKVKQLIHAFTQGKRIEELNIPFSVITTDLLSAEKVVITEGPISDAVRASIAVPGIFVPQRMGDRLLVDGGVIDRVPVSVIKEMGADIIIAVDISHIKENPEINTIFDVIMQSIDIMQRELVKAHEITTDVLIRPLVENFSSSAFKDIDEIIEIGEMETKDKLVDIEAAIQNWRQKNEEN, from the coding sequence TTGGATAAACCGAAAATCGGTCTGGCTCTCGGTTCAGGGGGTGCTAGAGGGTTTGCCCATATCGGTGTGTTGAAGGCACTCCATGAAGCGGGTATACCGATCGACATGATAGCTGGCAGCAGTATGGGGGCACTGGTTGGGTCCTTCTATTGTGCAGGACATGAACCAAAAACAATGATTAAAATGGCCAGGATGTTTCGCCGAAGATATTACATGGATTACACCGTACCGAAAATGGGTTTCGTTTCCGGAAATAAAGTCAAGCAGCTCATCCATGCTTTTACGCAAGGAAAGAGGATTGAAGAGTTGAACATTCCGTTTTCCGTCATCACTACGGATCTGCTTAGTGCTGAAAAGGTGGTCATCACAGAAGGTCCGATCTCTGATGCGGTAAGAGCTAGCATAGCTGTGCCTGGCATATTCGTACCCCAACGAATGGGAGACCGTCTACTCGTAGATGGTGGCGTGATTGACAGGGTACCGGTTTCCGTAATCAAAGAAATGGGAGCGGATATCATCATTGCAGTCGATATTTCCCACATTAAAGAAAATCCAGAAATCAACACGATATTTGATGTCATTATGCAAAGCATCGATATTATGCAACGTGAACTTGTTAAAGCCCACGAGATTACGACGGATGTATTGATCAGGCCTCTAGTAGAAAATTTCAGTTCCTCAGCATTTAAAGATATTGATGAAATTATAGAAATCGGAGAGATGGAAACGAAAGATAAACTCGTGGATATCGAAGCTGCAATACAAAACTGGAGGCAGAAGAATGAAGAAAATTAG
- a CDS encoding CBS domain-containing protein: MKKLKDIMTKNVDYCTTLDNVYEAAVKMKNDHVGAIPVCENDQLVGMITDRDIVIRGVAEKKPNASKITDIMSDHIVTGTPDMTVDEALDLMCKHEIRRLPIVEQNRLAGIISLGDLAMHRESNQQAGVALTDISEAEPDQQAHH; encoded by the coding sequence GTGAAGAAGCTAAAAGACATCATGACAAAAAATGTGGATTACTGTACGACACTAGACAATGTTTATGAAGCTGCTGTAAAGATGAAAAATGATCATGTAGGTGCCATTCCTGTTTGTGAGAATGATCAGCTGGTCGGGATGATCACCGACCGTGATATTGTGATTAGAGGAGTAGCTGAAAAGAAACCGAATGCTTCGAAGATAACCGATATCATGAGTGATCATATTGTAACAGGTACGCCAGATATGACGGTAGATGAAGCCCTCGATCTCATGTGCAAACATGAAATACGCCGCTTGCCGATAGTTGAACAAAATCGACTTGCAGGTATCATCTCCTTAGGTGACCTTGCCATGCATCGAGAATCAAATCAACAAGCAGGTGTAGCTCTGACGGATATCTCCGAAGCGGAACCCGATCAGCAGGCTCATCACTGA
- a CDS encoding SepM family pheromone-processing serine protease: MKKIRTQWPWAVVLLAVLIAFLPLPYYHTQPGDAKLLSPIIQVEDGNKAEGSFMLTTVLVGKANAAEFLWAKLREYHEVFPEDHVKGSDETEEEYETRQLQLMQSSQHAATIVAYKEADKNIEITNKGVFITGVISGMPAADHLEVGDLITALNGKEIKTAEELVKRLKAFDEGDEVELTVKRNDGVENVKIKLKTFPERLVNKGDEERAGIGITYPVTFTEIKTDPKLKIDTAQIGGPSAGLMFTLEIYNQLTEVDWTKGYNIAGTGTMNEKAEVGPIGGIKQKVVAADNAGAEVFFAPEGAGNYKNAKEAAEDIGTEMEIVPVKTFKDALDYLKNLKEK; this comes from the coding sequence ATGAAGAAAATTAGAACACAGTGGCCATGGGCCGTCGTATTATTAGCCGTTTTAATCGCCTTTCTACCATTACCTTATTATCATACTCAGCCAGGAGATGCGAAGCTTCTCTCACCAATCATACAAGTAGAGGATGGAAACAAGGCGGAAGGCTCCTTTATGTTGACGACTGTTCTTGTCGGGAAAGCGAATGCTGCAGAGTTCTTGTGGGCGAAGCTCCGTGAATATCATGAGGTCTTCCCCGAGGATCATGTAAAGGGCTCTGATGAAACAGAAGAAGAATATGAGACTCGCCAACTCCAATTAATGCAAAGCTCTCAACACGCAGCCACGATTGTAGCCTATAAAGAAGCGGACAAAAATATCGAGATTACGAATAAAGGTGTATTCATTACCGGGGTCATATCCGGTATGCCAGCAGCTGACCATTTAGAAGTCGGTGATTTGATCACCGCATTAAATGGCAAAGAAATTAAGACAGCTGAGGAGCTAGTCAAACGATTGAAGGCGTTTGATGAAGGAGACGAAGTCGAGTTGACCGTCAAAAGAAATGATGGTGTCGAGAATGTCAAAATCAAACTGAAGACATTTCCGGAACGATTGGTCAACAAAGGGGATGAAGAAAGAGCGGGCATCGGTATCACCTACCCGGTGACATTTACAGAAATCAAAACAGATCCAAAGTTGAAAATCGATACGGCTCAAATCGGTGGGCCTTCTGCAGGATTGATGTTCACGCTCGAAATTTATAACCAGTTGACCGAGGTCGATTGGACGAAAGGGTATAACATAGCCGGAACAGGAACGATGAACGAAAAAGCGGAGGTAGGTCCGATCGGAGGTATCAAGCAGAAGGTCGTCGCAGCAGATAACGCAGGAGCAGAAGTTTTCTTCGCACCTGAAGGCGCAGGGAACTATAAGAATGCAAAGGAAGCTGCTGAAGACATTGGTACTGAAATGGAGATCGTACCTGTAAAAACCTTTAAAGATGCCCTTGATTATTTGAAAAATTTAAAAGAGAAATAA
- a CDS encoding YugN family protein: MKFEEIGLAGKVLDFEMLEHLMHEVGFIRAGQWDYERITYDHKFENMDTGEVFYLRIPCVAVEGEVETSHALIKVMEPYLGKHYYPHGVEYDEDFPKNTVNTCKKLLNQLKEEIEKHHSN; encoded by the coding sequence ATGAAATTTGAAGAAATCGGCTTGGCCGGTAAAGTACTTGACTTCGAAATGCTTGAGCACTTGATGCATGAAGTTGGTTTCATTCGTGCTGGCCAGTGGGATTACGAACGAATTACATATGATCACAAGTTTGAAAACATGGATACGGGTGAAGTCTTCTACCTGCGAATTCCATGTGTCGCAGTGGAAGGTGAAGTCGAAACATCCCACGCATTGATTAAAGTAATGGAACCTTACCTAGGCAAACATTATTATCCTCATGGCGTGGAATACGATGAAGACTTTCCAAAGAACACCGTAAACACATGTAAGAAGCTTCTTAATCAATTAAAAGAGGAAATTGAAAAGCATCACTCCAATTAA
- a CDS encoding methylthioribose kinase: protein MIQRFIELGEGYSDLYELIELADSNAQRVKRFIALKTVIKEQEVCSLAITMDPAGESNFQPIYICREGVKEHSKRWELFNACAQKHGKEVQTLEVRPSTEFNEIALYYQYLTGILRLQHLIPAWQ, encoded by the coding sequence ATGATACAACGATTCATTGAATTAGGAGAAGGATATTCTGATCTTTATGAGCTGATTGAATTAGCGGATTCGAATGCACAGCGTGTCAAACGATTCATCGCTTTGAAGACTGTAATTAAAGAACAAGAGGTTTGTTCATTGGCCATTACAATGGACCCGGCCGGCGAATCCAACTTCCAGCCAATTTACATATGCCGTGAAGGCGTAAAGGAACATTCAAAACGCTGGGAGCTTTTCAATGCCTGCGCTCAAAAGCATGGTAAAGAAGTCCAAACCCTTGAAGTAAGACCATCCACTGAATTTAACGAAATCGCTTTGTATTATCAATATTTAACTGGAATCTTACGGTTGCAGCATCTCATCCCGGCTTGGCAATAG
- the safA gene encoding SafA/ExsA family spore coat assembly protein, producing the protein MKKWLFAVLCLAAGLFIFHAPAHAQGQSVHIVKSGDTLWKISKWFQIGLSEIINANPQFENPDLIYPGDKVYVPRKQQIKEIEREVIKLTNKKRAENGLGPLKADWQLSRVARYKSNDMKNNGYFSHQSPTYGSPFEMMRDFNIHYSSAGENIAMGQSSAQAVVNAWMKSPGHRKNMLSSNYTYIGVGYAKGGSGRYYWTQMFIRK; encoded by the coding sequence ATGAAGAAATGGTTATTCGCCGTTTTATGTTTGGCAGCTGGATTGTTCATTTTCCATGCACCTGCGCATGCGCAAGGGCAATCTGTCCATATTGTAAAGTCAGGAGATACGTTATGGAAAATCTCAAAATGGTTTCAAATTGGATTATCAGAAATCATTAATGCCAATCCACAATTTGAAAATCCCGACTTGATCTACCCTGGTGATAAGGTATATGTTCCTCGAAAGCAACAAATTAAAGAGATTGAGCGAGAGGTCATCAAGTTGACAAATAAGAAACGAGCCGAAAATGGATTAGGTCCTTTGAAAGCGGATTGGCAGTTGTCAAGAGTAGCCAGATACAAATCAAATGATATGAAGAATAATGGCTATTTCTCTCACCAATCCCCGACATATGGTTCCCCTTTTGAGATGATGAGAGACTTTAATATACACTATTCCTCTGCTGGTGAGAACATCGCAATGGGGCAAAGTTCTGCACAGGCCGTTGTCAATGCTTGGATGAAGAGTCCTGGTCACCGTAAGAATATGCTGAGCTCGAATTATACGTACATTGGTGTCGGCTATGCAAAAGGCGGTTCAGGTCGATACTACTGGACACAAATGTTTATTAGAAAGTAG
- the coaD gene encoding pantetheine-phosphate adenylyltransferase: MNKKQAICPGSFDPITYGHLDIISRGAAVFDEVIVVVANNQSKQSLFSVEERMALIKETTKDLPNIKVDSCNGLLMDYVRTTGAKVILRGLRAVSDFEYEMQITSINRKLDESVETFFMMTNNQYSFLSSSIVKEVAKYHSPVSDLVPKVVEEALKEKFSS, from the coding sequence ATGAATAAGAAACAAGCAATATGTCCAGGCAGCTTTGATCCAATTACATATGGCCATCTTGATATCATTTCGCGTGGTGCAGCAGTCTTTGATGAAGTGATTGTCGTCGTTGCCAACAATCAGAGTAAACAATCCCTTTTCAGTGTTGAAGAGAGAATGGCGTTGATCAAGGAAACGACAAAAGACCTTCCAAATATTAAAGTGGATTCCTGTAATGGATTATTGATGGACTATGTCAGGACTACAGGTGCCAAAGTCATTTTGCGTGGTCTTCGAGCAGTATCCGATTTTGAATATGAAATGCAAATCACATCCATAAACAGGAAATTGGATGAATCAGTCGAAACGTTCTTTATGATGACCAATAATCAATATTCTTTCTTAAGTTCGAGTATCGTAAAAGAAGTGGCAAAATATCATTCCCCAGTCTCGGACCTCGTTCCGAAAGTAGTGGAAGAAGCATTGAAGGAGAAATTTTCATCCTGA
- a CDS encoding nucleotidyltransferase, whose amino-acid sequence MKSLGLVVEYNPFHNGHLYHLQQAKEVSRADVTIAVMSGNFLQRGEPALVSKWYRTRMALEAGVDLVIELPYAYATHRADRFAYGAIALLDALGTDEVIFGSESGNIQPFLDSVEFINNNEEEYNELIQAYIKTGMSYPAAVSSAFEALPNRSGEMLDLSKPNNILGFHYVDSVRRLHSSMSVNTVKRTGAGYHDEGTEHDIASATGIRKILFEGDGDRSSIERFVPDTTYRLLEEHWKTYNGFLSWENYFPLLKYRLITASVEELAEIYDCSEGIENRLKAYIRKADSFKAFIEAVKTKRYTWTRLQRICTHILTNATKVTMEKALTDKPPYIRLLGMNERGQNYLSQMKKQVEYPIVSTLSKFENATLEQDIQASATYSLGYPSRDHSTLLKNEYATPPIRLNTKT is encoded by the coding sequence ATGAAATCATTAGGGCTAGTGGTAGAATACAATCCTTTCCATAATGGTCATTTGTATCATCTGCAACAAGCGAAGGAAGTCTCCCGTGCTGATGTAACCATCGCTGTGATGAGTGGTAATTTCCTGCAGCGAGGAGAACCTGCATTAGTATCCAAGTGGTATAGGACGCGTATGGCTCTAGAAGCTGGTGTGGACCTTGTAATCGAACTTCCTTATGCATACGCTACCCATCGCGCAGATCGATTCGCTTATGGTGCTATCGCACTATTGGACGCATTGGGAACAGATGAAGTTATTTTCGGCAGTGAATCTGGAAATATACAGCCTTTCTTAGATTCGGTTGAGTTTATCAACAATAACGAAGAAGAATACAATGAGCTGATTCAAGCATACATAAAAACTGGGATGAGCTATCCTGCTGCTGTTTCCAGTGCATTCGAAGCCCTTCCCAACCGCTCAGGCGAGATGCTCGACCTGTCTAAACCGAACAATATATTAGGTTTTCATTATGTCGATTCCGTCCGTCGCTTACATTCTTCGATGTCTGTAAATACAGTCAAAAGGACTGGAGCAGGTTACCATGATGAAGGAACAGAACACGATATTGCCAGTGCAACGGGGATTCGGAAAATTCTATTTGAAGGTGATGGGGATCGCTCTTCAATTGAAAGATTTGTTCCTGACACAACGTATCGTTTGTTAGAAGAACATTGGAAGACCTACAACGGATTTCTGAGCTGGGAAAACTATTTTCCGTTACTTAAATACCGTCTTATAACTGCTTCTGTAGAAGAGCTTGCTGAGATATACGATTGTTCGGAAGGTATTGAGAACCGGCTGAAAGCATATATCCGTAAAGCAGATTCTTTTAAAGCGTTTATTGAGGCTGTAAAGACGAAACGTTATACTTGGACTCGTTTACAACGGATTTGCACACATATTCTCACGAATGCAACGAAAGTTACGATGGAAAAGGCTTTGACGGATAAACCGCCATATATACGATTACTAGGTATGAATGAACGCGGTCAGAACTACCTGAGCCAAATGAAAAAACAAGTGGAATATCCAATCGTCAGTACACTTTCTAAATTTGAAAATGCTACCTTGGAACAGGACATCCAAGCAAGCGCTACATATTCATTGGGATATCCTTCTCGAGACCATTCCACTCTCTTAAAAAATGAATATGCCACACCACCAATACGTTTAAATACAAAGACATAA